The Vicinamibacterales bacterium genome includes the window GGCAGTTGCCGCCGCGCGACGCCGGCGATGTGCCCGGCCGCCACCCTGATGGCCTCCCGGACGTCGGGTGTCACCGCCGTCGCCGCGTCGCGCATCTCTTCTGGTGGCACGTCGATCGGCTGCGTCAGCCGATCGAACCGGCGCGCATAGGTGAGCAGCGCCCGGTCGCCGCCGTGCCGCACCGTGGTCACGATACGCGCCACGCGCCGCTCCAGCGCGACGTCGCGCCGCGGCGCCCGATCCAGCAGGCTGGCGACCGTTCCCGCGTCGGAGCTTTCAACGATCCGCATTCAGATTTCCAGATTTCCAAATTTCCAAATTTCCAGATTTCCAAATCTAGAGCACGATCTTGTTCAGCGGGTACTCGACGATGCCCTGCGCGCTCGCAGCCTTGAGCCGCGGAATCAGGTCGCGCACGGTGCGCTCCTCGATGATCGTGTTCACCGCCACCCATCCGGCGTCGCTCAGCGGCGAGATCGTCGGCCGCTGCAGCGCCGGCAGCAGCGACAGCACCCGCTCGAGATCGTCGCGGCGGACGTTGAGCATGATCCCCACGCGCCCCTGCGCCTCGATCGCGGCGCGCAGCAGCAGCGCGATGTTGTCGAGTTTCGTCGCCTTCCACGCATCGGCGAGCGCCTCGGGATTCGCGATCAGCTGGGTATTGGATTCGACGACCGTGTCGATGATCCGGAGGCGGTTGGCGCGAAGCGACGAACCGGTTTCGGTGACCTCGACGATCGCGTCCGCCAGCGTCGGCGGCTTCACCTCGGTGGCGCCCCAGGAGAACTCCACCTTGACGTTCACCCCCAGCCGCGCGAAGTACGCCTCGGTCGCCTTCACCAGTTCGGTTGCGACCGTCGCACCCTCGAGATCCTGCGGCGACCGGTACCGCGAATCCTCCGGAACCGCCAGCACCCATCGCACCTTGCCGAAGCTCTGCTTCGCGTACACGAGATCGGCGAGCGGGACGACGCCCGACTGGCCGCCGTTCGAGGCGGCGTGCTCCGCCACCCAGTCGAGGCCGGTCAGGCCCGCGTCGAGCACGCCGTCCGCGACGTAGCGCGCCATCTCCTGCGCACGAATGAGCATGCACTCGATCTCCGGGTCGTCGATGCTGGGAAAGTACGACCGGGTGCTCGCGTAGATGTTGAAGCCGGCGCGCGCGAAGAGCTGCAGCGTCGCGTCCTGCAGCGATCCTTTGGGAATTCCGAGTCTGAGCCGCGCCACGACCTATTCCACCTTCCTGAAGCACGTGCGCTCGCCGGTGTGGCACACGTTGCCGTCGCCCAGACGCTTGACCCGCAGCAGCACGGTATCGTCGTCGCAGTCGACGAGCAGTTCCGAGACCTGCAGCCGGTTGCCGGACGTCTCCCCCTTCGTCCAGAGCGCGTTGCGCGTGCGGCTGAAGAAGGTCGCGAAGCCCGTCGCCCGCGTGCGCGCCAGCGCCTCTTCGTTCATGAACCCCACCATCAGCACTTCACCCGACGTCTCGTCCTGCACGACCGCGGGAATCAACCCGGAGAGCTTCGAAAAATCCATGCGTACATCCGTGTAATCGGTGTAATCCGTGGCCCCAGAAACAAAAAGCCCCGCCGACATGAATCGGCGGGGCTTCGAGAAAGCGCTTGGTGTTCCTAGATGATCAGTGGCGCAACTCGACCGGCCCGCCGAAGCAGGTGTGGTGGTGCCGGTGATGGTGCGCCAGACGGAACATCCCAAGCAGACTATTGCTTCGATGCCGCCGAAGTCAAGCCGGGGGACGCCTTGCCGTCGGGGCTGCGGCTGTCCGCCGCCCCCCACGCCACGCCGGCGGCATCGACGCCGATCGAGTTGGCGTCTCCCTGGCTCGTCCCCGTCTTCACCGTGTGCCCCATCTTCTGCAGACTCGCAAGCAGGCCGTCCGCGGCGCCGGAGCGCTCGATGGTCGCCTGATCGGGCAGCCACTGATGGTGCATCCGCGCCCCGTCCACCGCCGCGCGCACGTCCATGCCGAATTCGGTCACGTTGAGCACCACGTTGAACACGGTGTTGATGATCGTCCGGCCGCCCGGCGATCCGGTGATGAGCACGACCCTGCCGTTGCGCGCCACGATCGTCGGCGTCATGGAGCTGAGCATCCGCTTGCCCGGATCGATCAGGTTCGCCGGCGTGCCGATCGTCCCGTCGGGCAGCGTGATCCCGGGGTTCTTGTTGAAGTCCCCCATCTCGTTGTTGAGCAGGAATCCCGCTCCTTTCACCACGACGCGGGAGCCATAGCCGCCCTCGAGCGTGGTGGTGGTGCTCACCGCCATCCCGTCCTTGTCGATAACGGAGTAGTGCGTCGTCTCGTCGGCTTCCTGCGCCGTGGTGGTGACGATGTCCCTGCCGAGCTCCACGCTGCTGCTGGCCTTTGCCGGATCGATCGTCGCCGCGAGCGTCTTCGCATAATCCTTCGAGAGCAGACGGGCGAGCGGCACCTGCACGAAGTCCGGATCGCCGAGGTGCCGCGCCCGATCGAGATACGCGCGCCGCATGGCCTCGATCTCGAGATGGCGCGCCTCGGCTGAGGCCGCTCCCTTCGCCTTCAAATCGAAGTGCTCCAGCATGTTGAGCATCTGGATCAGCGCGACACCGCCGGAGCTCGGCGGCCCCATGGAGATGATGTCGAAGCCTCGGAACGTGCCCTTCACCGGTGCGCGCTCCTTGGCCTCGTAGGCGGCGAGATCGGCCTTCGTGATCAGTCCGCCGTTTGCCGCCATGTCGTCGGCGATGCGATCCGCGATCCAGCCGGTGTAGAAGGCGTCCGGCCCGTCGGTGGCAATCGCGCGCAGGGTCTTGCCCAGGTCGGTGAGCACGAGGCGATCGCCGCCGCTCCAGGCGCCGCCGCCCGGCTTGCCGTATGCGGCGACCGACGCCGGGAACTTCCCCATCGCGCCCGACACCTGGGAGTTGAGGCCGCGCGCCAGCGCCGCCGACATCGCGAACCCTTCCTCGGCGAGCCGCACCCCCGGCATCACCACGTCCTTCCACGGCAGCTTCCCGAACCGCTTGTGCGCGAGCGCAAGACCGCGGACGCTGCCCGGTACGCCTGGGGCCAGGTAGCCGGCATTGGTCAGGGCCGGCACCACCTTGCCATCCTTCATGTACATCGTCCGCGTCGCCTTCAACGGCGCCTTCTCGCGGTAATCGAATGTCGTCACGTCCCCGTCGGGGCGCCGCACGACCATGAAGCCACCGCCCCCGATGTTGCCGGCGCTGGGCAGCGTCACCGCCAGGGCGAATGCCGTCGCGACCGCCGCGTCCACCGCGTTGCCGCCCCTGGCGAGGATGGCGGCGCCGGCGTCACAGGCGGGCGCTGACGTACACACGACGAGGCCGTCCCTGGACGATACGCTGTCGCGCGTCTGCATGGCGCGGTGCGCGGGCGCAGAGGCGAACGCGACGAGCGCGATCGAGAAAACGAGCTTTTTCATACGCCGGAAGCTTACCCGAATCGCCGCCCCCCTCCGAGAACGGCCCGGGCACGCCCCTTGCCATAGCTCAGCCCGCGATGCAGATCTGGCCAGGACAGCCGCTCCCGCTGGGCGCCACTTACGACGGGAACGGAACCAATTTTTCGTTGTTTTCGGAGGTCGCCACCAAGGTCGAGCTTTGCCTGTTCGACGACGAGGGGCGGGAGACCCGCGTCACGCTCCCGGAGTTCACCGCGCTCTGCTGGCATGCCTATCTGCCCGGGATCAAGGCGGGGCAGCGGTATGGCTACCGCGTGCACGGGCCGTGGGCGCCGGATCAGGGGCACTGGTGTAATCCCAACAAGCTGTCGCTGGATCCATACGCGAAAGCGTTCCAGGGTGAGTGGACGTGGAACGAAGCGATGTTCCCCTACCACTTCGACAAGCCGGACGACTCGAAGAACGATCTCGACAATGCGCGCTTCATGCCCAAGTCGATCGTCGTCGACGACGGCTTCGACTGGGAAGGAGACGCGCCGCCGCGCACCCCGTGGC containing:
- the hisG gene encoding ATP phosphoribosyltransferase gives rise to the protein MARLRLGIPKGSLQDATLQLFARAGFNIYASTRSYFPSIDDPEIECMLIRAQEMARYVADGVLDAGLTGLDWVAEHAASNGGQSGVVPLADLVYAKQSFGKVRWVLAVPEDSRYRSPQDLEGATVATELVKATEAYFARLGVNVKVEFSWGATEVKPPTLADAIVEVTETGSSLRANRLRIIDTVVESNTQLIANPEALADAWKATKLDNIALLLRAAIEAQGRVGIMLNVRRDDLERVLSLLPALQRPTISPLSDAGWVAVNTIIEERTVRDLIPRLKAASAQGIVEYPLNKIVL
- the hisI gene encoding phosphoribosyl-AMP cyclohydrolase, which codes for MDFSKLSGLIPAVVQDETSGEVLMVGFMNEEALARTRATGFATFFSRTRNALWTKGETSGNRLQVSELLVDCDDDTVLLRVKRLGDGNVCHTGERTCFRKVE
- the ggt gene encoding gamma-glutamyltransferase, yielding MKKLVFSIALVAFASAPAHRAMQTRDSVSSRDGLVVCTSAPACDAGAAILARGGNAVDAAVATAFALAVTLPSAGNIGGGGFMVVRRPDGDVTTFDYREKAPLKATRTMYMKDGKVVPALTNAGYLAPGVPGSVRGLALAHKRFGKLPWKDVVMPGVRLAEEGFAMSAALARGLNSQVSGAMGKFPASVAAYGKPGGGAWSGGDRLVLTDLGKTLRAIATDGPDAFYTGWIADRIADDMAANGGLITKADLAAYEAKERAPVKGTFRGFDIISMGPPSSGGVALIQMLNMLEHFDLKAKGAASAEARHLEIEAMRRAYLDRARHLGDPDFVQVPLARLLSKDYAKTLAATIDPAKASSSVELGRDIVTTTAQEADETTHYSVIDKDGMAVSTTTTLEGGYGSRVVVKGAGFLLNNEMGDFNKNPGITLPDGTIGTPANLIDPGKRMLSSMTPTIVARNGRVVLITGSPGGRTIINTVFNVVLNVTEFGMDVRAAVDGARMHHQWLPDQATIERSGAADGLLASLQKMGHTVKTGTSQGDANSIGVDAAGVAWGAADSRSPDGKASPGLTSAASKQ